Proteins found in one Thermoanaerobaculia bacterium genomic segment:
- a CDS encoding GTPase — MRRRRVLILGAAGRDFHNFNVLFRDREEFEVLGFTAAQIPDIAGRTYPAVLAGGLYPKGIPIVAEQELESLVAAEKIDEAWFSYSDLAHVDVMHLASRSIAAGAHFVLAAAQKTMLTSVKPVVAITAVRTGVGKSQTTRYVSKILKAMGKKVVAVRHPMPYGDLSEQICQRFATYADLDKHKCTIEEREEYEPHIDNGFVVYAGVDYEKILRAAEEEADVILWDGGNNDTSFYTPALQITLVDPHRPGHEATYHPGEVNVLLADLILVNKVNTADPAKVAEVEATCRKLNPRATILRCNSEIRVSDPAAIRGKRVLVVEDGPTLTHGGMSYGAGWYAAHDAGAAEIVDPSPYAVGSLAATYAKYPNAKGILPAMGYGDEQIRDLEATIRATPADVVVEGTPIELARVLKTDKPIVNVTYELVEREPGTIERALKAAIG; from the coding sequence ATGCGACGTCGACGTGTACTGATCCTGGGAGCAGCAGGGCGCGATTTTCATAACTTCAACGTTCTTTTCCGCGACCGCGAGGAGTTCGAGGTGCTCGGCTTCACCGCGGCGCAGATCCCCGATATTGCCGGTCGTACCTATCCGGCGGTGCTCGCCGGCGGGCTCTATCCGAAGGGCATCCCGATCGTCGCCGAGCAGGAGCTCGAGTCGCTGGTAGCGGCCGAGAAGATCGACGAGGCCTGGTTCTCCTACTCCGATCTCGCGCACGTCGACGTCATGCACCTCGCGTCGCGGTCGATCGCGGCGGGGGCGCATTTCGTGCTCGCCGCGGCGCAGAAGACGATGCTCACTTCGGTCAAGCCGGTGGTGGCGATCACGGCGGTGCGCACCGGCGTCGGCAAGTCGCAGACGACGCGCTACGTGTCGAAGATCCTCAAGGCGATGGGCAAGAAGGTGGTCGCCGTCCGCCATCCGATGCCCTACGGCGATCTCTCGGAGCAGATCTGTCAGCGCTTCGCGACCTATGCCGACCTCGACAAGCACAAGTGCACGATCGAGGAGCGCGAGGAGTACGAGCCGCACATCGACAACGGCTTCGTGGTCTACGCCGGCGTCGACTACGAGAAGATCCTGCGCGCCGCCGAAGAGGAGGCGGACGTCATCCTCTGGGACGGCGGCAACAACGACACATCCTTCTACACCCCGGCGCTCCAGATCACCCTGGTCGATCCGCACCGGCCGGGGCACGAGGCGACCTACCACCCCGGCGAAGTGAATGTGCTGCTCGCCGATCTCATCCTGGTCAACAAGGTGAACACCGCCGATCCGGCGAAGGTCGCCGAGGTCGAGGCGACCTGCCGGAAGCTCAATCCTCGCGCCACGATCCTGCGCTGCAACTCCGAGATCCGCGTCTCCGATCCGGCGGCGATCCGGGGCAAGCGGGTGCTGGTCGTCGAGGACGGTCCGACGCTCACCCACGGCGGCATGAGCTACGGCGCCGGCTGGTACGCCGCACACGACGCCGGGGCGGCAGAGATCGTCGATCCGTCGCCGTACGCCGTCGGCTCCCTGGCGGCCACGTACGCCAAGTACCCGAATGCGAAGGGCATCCTGCCGGCAATGGGCTACGGCGACGAGCAGATCCGCGACCTCGAGGCGACGATCCGGGCGACGCCGGCCGACGTCGTCGTCGAGGGGACGCCGATCGAGCTGGCGCGCGTCCTCAAGACCGACAAGCCGATCGTCAACGTGACCTACGAGCTCGTCGAGCGCGAACCCGGCACGATCGAGCGCGCCTTGAAGGCGGCAATCGGATAG
- a CDS encoding transposase, protein MPRRLRYIPPGGALVEVTCRTLQGRLLLRPSAGLNDVIRGVLARAARLASVPIHAPAFLSNHYHLLLSVTDAQQLAEFMNYLNSNLAREAGRLARWREKFWGGRYKAVIVSDEEAAQVARLAYVLAQGVKEGLVASPFDWPGVHCAQALTEGTPLSGRWRDRTLESRAQRQGLPLEPRDFMEQEELQLTPLPCWESIPPEEYRARVHQMIDAIETDARLQQEATGTSPLGADAVCRQNPHHEPNRIKKGPAPLVHAVAPAVRRSIRKAYFAFRDAYRYAANRLRTGATDFEFPPGAFPPPLPVRAAARSG, encoded by the coding sequence ATGCCAAGAAGACTACGCTACATCCCGCCCGGAGGAGCGCTTGTCGAGGTCACCTGTCGGACCCTCCAGGGCCGTCTGCTGCTGCGCCCTTCGGCGGGCCTCAACGACGTCATCCGGGGCGTCCTCGCCCGCGCTGCGCGTCTGGCATCGGTTCCGATCCACGCCCCGGCCTTCCTCTCCAACCACTACCACCTCCTACTCTCGGTCACCGACGCCCAGCAGCTTGCCGAGTTCATGAACTACCTCAACTCGAATCTCGCCCGCGAGGCCGGCCGCCTCGCGCGCTGGCGCGAGAAGTTCTGGGGCGGGCGATATAAGGCGGTTATCGTCTCCGACGAGGAAGCGGCCCAGGTGGCCCGGCTTGCGTACGTCCTGGCGCAAGGTGTCAAGGAAGGGCTCGTCGCTTCGCCGTTCGACTGGCCCGGGGTCCATTGCGCCCAAGCCCTGACCGAGGGGACGCCCCTCTCCGGCCGCTGGCGCGACCGCACCCTCGAGTCCAGGGCACAGCGCCAGGGGCTTCCGCTCGAGCCGCGAGATTTCATGGAGCAGGAGGAGCTCCAGCTCACTCCCCTTCCGTGCTGGGAATCGATCCCCCCGGAGGAGTATCGAGCTCGGGTTCACCAGATGATCGATGCGATCGAGACGGACGCCCGACTGCAGCAGGAGGCGACCGGGACCTCTCCGCTCGGCGCCGACGCCGTCTGCCGGCAGAATCCCCATCACGAGCCGAACCGGATCAAGAAGGGTCCAGCCCCGCTGGTGCATGCCGTGGCTCCGGCGGTGCGCCGCAGCATTCGCAAGGCCTACTTCGCCTTCCGCGATGCCTACCGATATGCCGCGAACCGGCTACGCACGGGCGCGACGGACTTCGAGTTCCCACCGGGCGCGTTTCCACCGCCGCTCCCGGTCCGAGCCGCGGCACGAAGCGGCTAG
- a CDS encoding BlaI/MecI/CopY family transcriptional regulator codes for MAKRQRKTQLSDLQLAVMRVLWSRGEATTADVVADLAAERGLAHTTVATLLTRLEKRGVVAQRRDGRTWIYSASMSETEVQRSMVADLVASLFGGDRTALVAHLVSTDEVSSGDLAAVRARLRAARTANRPPETPETPQTPDTSEIADV; via the coding sequence ATGGCGAAGCGGCAGCGCAAGACTCAGCTCTCCGATCTGCAGCTCGCGGTGATGCGCGTGCTCTGGAGCCGCGGCGAGGCGACGACGGCCGACGTCGTCGCCGACCTTGCCGCCGAGCGCGGGCTGGCGCACACCACGGTGGCGACACTCCTCACGCGGCTGGAGAAGCGCGGCGTCGTCGCTCAGCGCCGTGACGGCCGCACCTGGATCTACAGCGCCAGCATGAGCGAGACCGAAGTCCAGCGCTCGATGGTCGCCGACCTCGTCGCGTCGCTGTTCGGCGGCGACAGGACGGCGCTGGTCGCACACCTGGTGAGCACCGACGAAGTCTCCTCCGGCGATCTCGCCGCCGTCCGCGCCCGCCTGCGCGCCGCCAGAACCGCGAATCGACCGCCGGAGACCCCGGAGACCCCGCAAACCCCGGATACCTCGGAGATTGCCGATGTCTGA